ATGATAAGCTTTTTAATAGGGGCAATGATGGATgtaacaaataaagaaaagccACAAATTGTAAAGCAACAAGCTATACAATGGTGATTTGAAATTCCCCCCACTTTGGGTGGGTCACAAGCAAGATCATCAATTTGGAATCAAGACAACTTTAAAGTTTCTTTATATCTATGGTTTGGCTAGTTATCATCTATGGAAATCTAATCACATATTGACATGTGTTTTATGTGCAACAACAATGAAGTTATTGAACATATGCATAAACTCGTCCAAACTAATCCATTCATCATTGAACATAAGAAACTCAAGTATTTCATTTTGAAGTTAACACATCATGCATACTACACATAGAAATTAACAAAGGAatcaactattttaattaaaaatctagTCAATTGTTGACTTTCAACTTTagtttacattataaatataatttttattaaataatttgattcTAGCTATATAAAAAACAGAAACATAATGTACAAGAACTTTATACTTGATCGATGTAATTTGTGTAATTTTcaaacttttctttttcaatgtaAGCCATGTAAATAATGGAAggcttttggtttttaaatgtataattatatgtaaagTATTACAAGCGAGAATTAACCATTTTTGCAATGATGGTCACACATCTAATAAGTcatataggattttttttttaaaaaaaaaaacatgcgcTTAAATGGGTCGGGCTCTGTTCAAAATGCAAATGGGCTTTTTTAGTTGTAGAAATTCTTGGGTTTTTATTGGGCTTTATTGCATGGAATCTATTTATGCATGAATATGCATGTGTGTCtggataatatttatatttatataaaattataaatgtgtttgattttggtttatatattgGTATTtctgtagtttttttttttaattaatcatgtaGGACTATTATTACCACTAGTACTGGATGTTTAGCTAGTAAAAATTTTGTCAATCATGTTGCATTAATTACAATACCATTTTAATTAAGTATTGATGATGCTTAATCTTGATGtcactttctttgtttttcactATCTCAAAagaatacttgattaaaatatattactatttcgccgaataaattataatttactaCCTATTGTGATTTTGATAGGACTAGTTgtccaaaaacaataaaaataaggacaacatgatatattttatcaacttaTTCACTAATTTTCTAAAACAATTATTATAGGTTAAAAAATTCACATCTTCAaccaacaatatttgttttatagcGATGGATAAGCActtcatataaataataatctaattttttaattaaaaaaattaaaataatatattataaattaacaatCACACTTTAATTTGAGGTGGGCGCATcagaaatattatttaaaagaaataactagcgaaaacgagaaaaaaaaacacacacaaatttATGtgtaaaacttaaaattaggAAAAACTATGGATAGATGATGATTTTACTACATTGAAAAGTGAGTATAATGATAGTTGTGATCAATTTTCcaattatgtttattataataaaatcttaaactatgtttaaatgaACCTTAGTATGATTGCAAATTGGTTTGATCTAGAACAAGTCTAGATCATAGTCTGGCTCTACTACTTCTTACATGCAATCTAATTAATTGGTTAAATTCTTTGAATAGATCCATACCTATACTACAACCtatctcaaaaaataaaataaaataaaataaaaaaatcacacaagttgcatcataaatttttttaatggagtcAAATAGAATTTCGGCCACAAATTTTAGTGTGAATAGGAAACCCTACAGTTATTTGTAACTAACGTGTacttagaattaaaaaaaaaaaattgaaaagctaTATCACATGCAGAGATTCTTCATTCAAGTTGGCTTtgctcaaaatatatataggtttCACATATAGCATAACATgaatcccatatatatatatatatagagcagTATAAAAGGCACAACCCATCCCTTGGAATAATGAATGATGAGAATTCCCTTGGATTTATAGATAAGGGAAGGACAaacctctctatatatatattctctcatGCCCACCAAATCCATTTTGGGACCAACAAGAGTTAGCATTTAAAGGACAATTAGTAAATATGATCATCATTAATTTCAGTGGTCCTTTCAAAGAAGATTAACAAGGCACAAGCTTGAGCTGTTAGAGTTTTATCCAATGGAGTGAAAAGGTAGtccattaattaataaagtGGTAACACAGTGAGCTTCCAATCCAAACACATGGTTGAACAAGAGAGAGAGGTTGAGTGGCAAGTCATGTGCTCTCTCACTGGCAGTGGggcaagaagatgaagaagaacatgGTGATAatttggagagagagagagtggagTAGTGGCAAATAGCAATGCATGCAAAACAGTTAAACTCTTGAAGTTAATGGGCATGCAGTACTTGTTCCTGTTTATGGAGAAGACGTTAGTACTTTTAATTGAGAGCCAAAGGCTATTGAGTAGGGAAAGGGTGTCTGCTTCATAGGGGGTGGCCATGGTGGGTGAGCAGCAAGTGAACACATGCATGATAGATGATGCCATGCAGACTGCTTCACTTCCACTTAGGATTAGAAAACAAATGccctacaacaacaacaacaaacaagcTCATTGTAGGACTGCATGCCCCCCCACATTTACCCACTCACATGGCAACCTTGCAAGGCAGGTCCTTGGACAAAATCATATTCTTATGTACTCTTTTGTTGCTTCCTCTCAGGACACCTCCTTTTCTTACTTTATCCTACTTTAACTTAACTTACTTTCACTGTGTACTAGTTCATTAGGGTtttcatgtgtgtgtgttttatttaataatctTTATTAATCCTTACATCAACATAGCTTCACTAAGGAGTTGTTCATTAGGGTTTGCATGTGTTTTGTTATAACCTTTATTATtaatccttatatatatatatatacatatatggggAGATATGTTATGGAAAAAAAGCAAGTGAGTATCATGATAGAGAGCAATCATGATGTCCTCTTTCTTCTCATTCTCACTTCCCAACATGAAAAGATGGGTGTGTCATATGCTTGTAATTTATATACGTACAACTCATTGGAAGCCTTTACTTTGTGAACAAGTgggatatacatatatatatgtttattatagGGTGATCTTTATGGAAGCATGGGCTTCTCTAGAAGATCCTTTAAAGGTTAATGAGTGAAATAAGATTAGAAAACTAGAGAATGCTTAGCTATAAAGTGGTTAAAAAGGTTAGGCAACATAATGTGTTCCCTCCTAAGAAACCAAAGGAGTTGATTTTCACATTAGTTAGCAGTAAAGTGCATTACTTTTAAGTTGATCATGCTGCTAGATAGTGCATGTCACCCACCCACCCAAAACTTTGGTCTTAAAGCTAGAAAGCTACTTTATATATATCCATAACAGTTGCATCTCATGATGTAGTACATATACATTGTCATTAGGTTGcgaaaaaaattcaacaaagagAGGCTAAAATGTTCACCACCAACCACGAAAGCACCTTTTCAACAAAGTGTGCTTTGAATTCATCCACCAATGAATTAATTACTACAGTGCTGcgcttcttgttgttcttcttttaaGCATTAATGTCTTGATGCATGACTTTCAAGAACATTAACAATGCTTACATTAATCATCTTAATTTacatttatacatacatatatagagaCAGTGTAGTATGACACATGCATGCTAAGGTgttactcaatatatatatatatatatatatgtacgtacgtatgtatgtatgtatatgtatatatagtacATATAAAAGACATTCTAATTAGCCATGCATGCATTAAGAATCAATGCAGTAAACAAATGCTTTATTGATCAGAAGGTTAAGTTTGCCATGTAATGAGTCATGACTAGTTATAAGACAAAGGAAGCATTGCatcattatatattttcaatgctttcttttttcttatcaaaTGTTAAGAAGGAGGTACTAAAACCTAAAACTTTTGATTATTAGACCAGGCAAAGGATATATATGAGCTTTTGATTATTAGATCAAGCAAAGGATATATATCCAAAAGAAAACTATTGAATGATTGTATTGGTGGGGAGGGGacaaatcaacaataataattaatgagaAAATTTATGACTTGTATATATCAATTGAGTCAATTTCCTGCCTCATCTTCTCACATCAATTGAGGTGTATGTTTCCCAACTTGGCAGCTATCTAGCATGTCTAAGGATAAGCAAGCAGCAGCCTTTAATTAATAACtcaatcttaaaaatatataattaactagaaaattagaaataatcACATAAGATTTAAATTACTTTCACTTAATGACACTATTaagtgaattaattaattaattatatagtgATTATCATGATTTGCACcaagttgtggagacaagtacaAAGAGAATGTTATTTTCATGCTTTCATTCTCTTGGCAGACAGGATAACAATTGTTGCATGGCAGTATATGAAGTCATTGGGTCCCAATTTGTTGAAAAGTCTAAATGAATTGCATCACCAGCTAAACATAAATTCATATAGACCAAAAATGGATGGATCAAAATCACTAATTAATTCAATCATGCATTCAAATGTCTAAATTAGACAACCATAAAATTCAGGCTTTTCATATGTGTATTCTATATTAtcaatttgtttgttctttaattgttgcagatattttatatactttaaattttaacaTCTTTCATAGttatctacaaaataaaaaaggaaacatatatatatgaaaagtataaaaaatattggatttaattaattcatagCCGCTAGCTTTTTACACATGAATCATGTGGCAGGTTGTTGCTATTCAAGTTTGAACTTGAATTTTTCTACTTAGAATTTAGACAGATTTCACTGGTCATTGGTTTTAATTCCAAGTCTACctcattttttccaaaattaatttAGTATAACTCCCACCAAACTCTATTTGtctaataatttaaatgtatattCTCCATTCAACGTTCAAATTTGCACTTCTTTCAACTAAAACAACTGATTGATCAGATAGATGTCATCCATCTCTTTAATTTCCTTCTAGTAGTCTTTctaattaaaacattattaattggTGGTGATCTTAAGATAATCCATTTGTAAATCACaattaataatactaataatcaaagttcattgtcaaattaaattaatagatttgtATCAATAAAATGAACCGCGCGattattttgatgtttcttcggaaaaaataattttcttaaaaattttaagcAACGTTTCATATCTTCAATATTTCTAAACAAATGAATcaaattgcaattttttttaaatatgtttagcATGAATAACACCGTAACATACTAATTAATCTGAATTGACAGAAGTCACTATATATATCGCTATATATTATCAAATGCATGAACATTCAAATAACAATCAACTAATAATGTACAACAGTCCaccatattaatttttttcacacttCTTATTTGCATTGGAACATGTTTAGCGTGGATGGCGGAGCATTTAATTAGTCTAAAGCAACtatatatcaatattattatcaaaCACTGAAACATTGAAATTAAATGACAGTTAAATGATGATGTGTTGTGATCCATTTGTAAAAACTCTTTCacatttctttttggtttttgaacTTCTTTAATTAGTGTGGATAACTACATAACATACTAGTCTGAaatggcaatatatatatatatatatatatattgttatcaAACCTTTTAACATTCAAATAATAACGTAAAAGATCCAGCACATCAATTTTTTTCgttatctttttcttatttttttcatgttaagCATTGGTAATGACATAACATACTATTCAAAAGCAGCTATATCATCCTTATCAACTCTAAACATTCACTAAAGTGTGTGTTTGATTACTAACATGTAGAAAAATaggtgaaaaagaaaatttttccatagaatatttttccatggaaaataaaaaattggttgTTTGATTGGTATTATTTTCTGGCTAGAAAATCAATAATTTCCTATGGGaaattcttattttgttgtttgattgctcctattttccatgaaaaaatctcatttgttgtttgattgtatCAATTTTCTCcagaaaaaattatattttccatggaattattttttatgttctccaagaaaattacttttttttgttttatagatATGTTaatttagtttagtttataaaaaaatttgatttttttaaaataaaagtaaaaaaaccttaaaaaaggatagaaatatttttaaaaattaaaaaccaaaagagGGGAGAAAAGGGGGAGGGTCACGCAGTGCCCCACTTTTTCGCCGCTCCTACTAGTGGTTTTTGTTCCTCAAACTTGctatattaatttgattattttaataaataaacatctaATGTTATATTATACGAAAAAAAAGCCTACAGATCAAggttattatgtttaattaaataatacaattgttAACGAGTTACTACTCCCTAGTAATCTATTTAtcaaagtatttatttatttatttgataatatttattacGACTTTCatcttcaatttattttttcaaattgcccttcaatttattttttcaaataatctctttaatttttcatgcaAAAGTTTTCTTTGAATTGGGAAAGAAAAAGTTTTCcacaaaattgagaaaaaaatggtCAATGCGACCAGCtttgtggaaaaaaattttatgaaaattttttataatcaaacAGTTCATTTAActgaaaaatttttaatgaaaaaatatttcatgaaaaaaactCCAATCAAACACAGTCTAAATGATAATGTGTTAGGATCCACCATATTAACCTTTTTTTCAcgtttctttattatttaattacgTACACTTCGGATAATGACAACACATACTAATTAATGTGAAGTGACTCTATATATATCATGACATTTATCAAACATTTgaacattcaaataaaaattaaccgaCAATGTGTTGTCTTCCaccattttaaaattaaacacgTTAATACTGTTACTATCTCTCTTTCAAAAGCCACTTAGCTAATTAATTCAATGATAAAATCTTCTTATTTCAATGGGATCTCAACTTTCCACATTAGCTAATAGAATTCTAATGAGATCAAAAATAGATTTAGACTTTATTGTATTGGTTGCTTTCActtctattaaaaataaaaaaataaaaaaggaattgagatttaactattttttattttttggtagaTATGAAAGCTCTATGAATGATGGCTCATGTTGGTTTGTCTACAATTGTGGGAACTAGTTTATTTTCCCCAAGGCACTGAACTCAAAGTCTTAAACGGTGGGACCAAGTCCGGATTTGTTAAGATACGTTTGTGTCAACCCAATAGACCGGCTAATCAACCTTATATGGACATATTCCACCATAGCcattcatttattgttttttattttattatcaaaagtatgatttcatatcattttatatatatgtgtgtgtgtgtgtgtgtgtggcatCTTAGATTTATTGCCATGTAATATTATCTTATGCATCCTATTGTAATATTTTCTCTAATAACAACCAACATATTAAAGATACAACCTTCTTTTAAGAATTAAGGAATTTCAATTAGCTATGTATATAGTATAAaacttcattatatatatacatagtttttttggtttagtataaatttcttttttttcacaattatgTAGAACTCGATGATATGAATTAGAGCTTCTAATTCATAGTTAACTAtaagttgtttttaattaaaactataaatattaatatatatatatatatatatatatattattgggaTTTTTTATTCTAGGatgttaaaatataatattctagaaatattttatatattttacaatcTAATCAGTACTAGAAGATAGTGCATtgataaaatttcaaaacaaaaatatgtaatTGCAAAAAACaacgagaaaaagaaaaactcaggAAAATATCATAATATACTTAGGTAACCATAATGAAATTTATATGCCAAAAGATTCATATCTCAATGGCACTGGCACTACTGTGAAAGTCATTGTTGTGGGGTGTTTATTGCCAAGTTCAAAATTTACTAGATATAATAGTAGTAACAGATCTCTGGTTGTACCATAAGGGTTTGCAGTTTACATCCTGTGTCGTCAGGTGAGGGCGCAACGGCCGGAAATTTATTCTCAGCTATGCGCATGCCCATGActaacatgaatatatatatatatatatatactaaattagAGGTTGGGCCATTTAAGCAAATGATTTTAAGTTTAAATCCTTATAGACACGTGTCCTatgtgatattatttttttctattgtgattGAGAATACGTGTCAGGTTTTAATAGCCTATAACTAGGGTATTTCCTGGTTCCAGAACTAAGGGAGATGAGTTCCATTAATAGCAACAGTTAGATTATGATTTAACACGGTTCTAAAAACAGAGGCGGAAAGCAGGGTGTTGAAGGGGGTGCTCAGGCACCCCTTGGCCTCAACCAATGATCTATTTATATTCATAGATATATTCAGATGTTGAGGAGGGCATAAATGCAAGCACCCCCTCTTTCTCTTTacttctctctatatatattcattacttCTCTCTCgctatatatattcattgaatctttattttatttttctaaaagtaataagtttttacaaatgaataccatggtttaaaacaaaaatgtttggaacaaaaacaaaattttattattttgatattttacatattggttcatataatataaaaaaaaatttaaaaaaaatatattgttttgacCTCTCCATTTATGACAAACCagtttatatagaataaaatttataattttaaaaaaaaattataaaaatatattgtttgacCAAGTGATTTTTATAAGCTGGGATAtaacatacaaatatatatggaaaaaatattcataaaactCTATTGTTTGGCCCCTTAATGTTTTACCAAGtcttacatataaaaaattattgattgtatcctatagccttttttgtttttttaattagatcgGCCAACCCACAATGAATATGTAGTTCAATTAATCTGGCGTGGATtagtatttatatttctttgtccCCCTGAAAGCCCTCCTTCATTTTGAGGTCTTATACTCATGTTATTTTGTCATTTTGTTTTTCCCTCATTTCTTCTGGGCTTTGAGCTTTAGCTCATGTTTCTGTATTTGTTTTTCGTTATTTAATGCAtgttatttatcaaatttttttttaaaaaaatctgattatattttaaaaaaaaatttaatgaatttcTAAAACCTATTTTTAATTCTATGAATTAGCACTCATACACCTTTCTTCGGGTTCCGTCACAGCTCAAAAGGATACCTCTATTTGAAATGGCACCTTTGGATGACAAATTAccacatatattttaatattaataatttatatatatatattaacataatttagtgaaaaataatatatacaaatatatataaataaatatatatatatatatatatctccttgGAAGAGGCACTGTCTCCTCCTGCCCAGCTGCCTGCCCAAGGgggtttgaaacttgaaaccaCACGTGGGACCCACACGTGTGTGCCCATCTTTCACTCGTGTGGGCTTTAACGcgacatcatcatcatcacccaTCACAAGCCCATCTGTCCGTCCACTTTTTTCCACccttttcttataatttaaaatttacaaaaatattaaaataaataaataaataaataataaaatgaaagggAGATCAAGCTGGCCAATCAGAAGGGCCAGCTTGAACTCCAGACTGGAACTTCACGCGTGCGAAACGCCCACGTGCTAACTCACACGCGTCTTCTCCGTAGCCGTGAATCAACCGCCCTTTTCCCTTGTTAATCccttaattaattgtttttttcttaattcttgTATCACTTTAGGAATACACGGATGAgatattttagtttaattggTTGATAATGCTCATTAATCAAGCTAGCACGTGCTCATTTTGTTCATGATCTTAATAATATTAGATCTCTCTTGAGATTTAGAATCAATTcgattatttaaatatataagtatgttagtaattttaacaaatattataaagGGACAGAAGAGGaaaagttttcttcttctactatcCTCTAATATTTAAGAGCTTGATTTTATTGGCACTATGTCCTATATTGTTTAGACTTAGGTCCGACCTATAAATCTCAATCATAACCCtatacttgtattttttttttcccgtgatcttttaatataaatatataaatatataaatatataaataatacgAATCATGAATATGGATTGATCGTTACAAGACATTGGAATATAATGTTTCGTCACGGAACCTACTCtcaaacttgtttttattttttgtcgtTTTTCAaactattatcattattatctaaaatataaaattgaatttaagacaaaacaaagaaaaaaccattattaaaaaattcatttatagGGTAAGCACTTGATGATTATTAAATGGCTACATACATAACTGTCATCaattaaaattcattaattCGCCACCCTTTTAATCCAAGGAAACACACATCTAATTAGACCCTAATCAATTTAGTAACTGTCCAAACCTTTTTTCCCCCCACCAATCAGGCAATCACTCACTCATATCTTATAatactatttaattatttatttaattattttaattgttaattattattatttttttaaaaacatccaACCAACCTTTCCCACAGCCCAAACTCATATTAATACTCCCTCTCATCCCCATcttctcttcattctcattCAAACTTCAGCAAAAGAGaaaagctctctctctctctctctctgtgtctcTCTCCAATGTGCAACACTAACACCATAACCACCAGCGCCGCCATGAACGGCGGCGTTGCCACCTCCACCACCGCCGGCGAGAAAAGCTCCCACCTTTACCTAACCATCCTCCCaataacaaaaccaaaacaacaagGATCAGAGAAAGCAAGCAAGCTAATCCATGAAGCCTCAAAGCTCTTCAACCTCTCATCACCCATCGCCATCACCGCTCTTCTCCTCTACTCTCGTTCCATAGTATCCATGCTTTTCCTCGGCACTCTCGGCGACCTCCAGCTCGCCGGCGGTTCACTCGCCGTCGCCTTCGGTAACATCACTGGCTACTCTCTCCTCTCCGGTCTCTCTCTCGGCATGGAACCTCTCTGTTCTCAAGCCTTCGGTGCCAACCAACCCAAACTCTTATCTTTAACTCTCCACCGTTCCATTCTCTTCCTCCTTTGTTCATCCATCCCCATCTCTCTTCTCTGGCTCACCATGTCCAAGATCCTTCTTTTCTTAGGCCAAGACCCAGGAATCACATCCTTAGCTCAAAGCTACCTCCTTTTCTCACTCCCAGAcctcatctccttctccttcatcCACCCTATCCGTATATACCTCCGTTCACAAGGCATAACAAAGCCACTCACCCTCGCCGCCGCGTTCTCCGCCGCACTCCACCTCCCAGCCAATCTCATTCTAGTAACCCACTTCCGTTTAGGACTCACCGGAGTCGCCACCGCCGCTGCTGCCTCAAACCTCTCTCTTCTCCTTTCTCTCCTCCTCTACATCCACCTCTCCGGCGTCACCGCGTGGCAAGGTCCCACCAGAGAGTGTCTCACTGGGTGGGGTCCTTTAGCTCGGCTTTCCATCCCCAGCGCCGTCTCCGTTTGTCTGGAATGGTGGTGGTACGAGCTCATGATCCTTCTCTGCGGCGTTTTGCCGGACCCTAAGCCGGCGGTGGCGTCCATGGGAGTGTTGATCCAGACCACGTCGTTGGTTTACGTGTTCCCTTCGTCGCTTGGCTTCGGAGTCTCGACGAGGGTTGGGAACGAGCTCGGAGCCAACCGGCCGAAGCGTGCTCGCACGTCGGCGGCCGTGTCCGTGGTGGTGGCAGGATTGATGGGAGTTTTGGCGATGAGCTTTGCCACGTCGATGAGGAACCAGTGGGCCTGCATGTTCACCAACGACCCTGAGATCCAACGGCTGACGGCTGCTGCGCTGCCGATCGTAGGGCTGTGCGAGCTCGGCAACTGCCCGCAAACTGTGGGCTGTGGGGTCCTGAGAGGAAGCGCGAGACCGGCCCATGCGGCCCATGTTAATCTGGGTGCGTTTTATTTGGTGGGCTTGCCGGTTGCGGTAGGTTTGGGATTTGGGTTGGGCTTTGGGTTTACTGGGTTTTGGATGGGCTTGCTTGCGGCCCAGGTTTGTTGTGCTGGGCTTATGCTTTATGTGGTTTGGAGTACGGATTGGGAGGCCCAGGCACAACGAGCTCAGGTGCTCACGTGCGCTGAGGCAAGTGGGCCCGAAGGAGGTTTTAAGGATGGGGTTTGTTATGAGCCGTTGATCTCGGTTAAGATTGATGACGAGGGGTTTGAACGGTAGAGATGAGGCTTTTGGCTAAccctttttatttcattttgatttcctcctttttcttcttcttttttttttttagaatattgaGTTTATTGTAATATTGATTTTTGGGTGGGGTTCAGACTTCAGAGAGGGTgagactttttaaaaatttagttgTGTATCCCCATCTTGTGTTATAAATATGGATATTTCTTTTAACCTTCAAACTCTTTATAGTGTGTCACACCAAGCCATAAACTGATAAAGCTTCCAAAGAAATTTCAGACATTtaagatgataataataataataataataataat
This genomic window from Dioscorea cayenensis subsp. rotundata cultivar TDr96_F1 chromosome 20, TDr96_F1_v2_PseudoChromosome.rev07_lg8_w22 25.fasta, whole genome shotgun sequence contains:
- the LOC120251138 gene encoding protein DETOXIFICATION 51 produces the protein MCNTNTITTSAAMNGGVATSTTAGEKSSHLYLTILPITKPKQQGSEKASKLIHEASKLFNLSSPIAITALLLYSRSIVSMLFLGTLGDLQLAGGSLAVAFGNITGYSLLSGLSLGMEPLCSQAFGANQPKLLSLTLHRSILFLLCSSIPISLLWLTMSKILLFLGQDPGITSLAQSYLLFSLPDLISFSFIHPIRIYLRSQGITKPLTLAAAFSAALHLPANLILVTHFRLGLTGVATAAAASNLSLLLSLLLYIHLSGVTAWQGPTRECLTGWGPLARLSIPSAVSVCLEWWWYELMILLCGVLPDPKPAVASMGVLIQTTSLVYVFPSSLGFGVSTRVGNELGANRPKRARTSAAVSVVVAGLMGVLAMSFATSMRNQWACMFTNDPEIQRLTAAALPIVGLCELGNCPQTVGCGVLRGSARPAHAAHVNLGAFYLVGLPVAVGLGFGLGFGFTGFWMGLLAAQVCCAGLMLYVVWSTDWEAQAQRAQVLTCAEASGPEGGFKDGVCYEPLISVKIDDEGFER